The genomic DNA TCAGTATGTAGGTCCCGGCATGTAGCGCACGTTGGTGGAAAAGCATCCGATCCGGATTCTGCATACAGAAGGAATGGCAGTTCATACAATTATTATTCGTCTGCTTATTGTCGAGAAAGGTTTCTTCCGTAAAATCCTCCAGGCAACGCTGGTAAATCCCCATCCTGTTCCACATCCGGTAGCCTGGTGCGATACGGCGATAGACCAAATAGGGATCGATTTTATCTTTGATTACTTGAATGGAAAAAGGAGGATATCGAAACCATCTGTTATCTTTGCATATATAGATCCCGACCGTAAGGTTCCCTCCAACCGATGCGTCCAACAGCCGACGCCACTTCTTCTCCGGGATTTGGAAAGAACCGTTATCCGAATTCACCCGTATTTGCTGATCTTTGCCGGAGAATAGGGCGATTGCTTCGCAAGGTTCTTTCAGTTTGAAGTTCAGCGGAGCGATATTACAAGGGACCGCGACCCCTTTATAATCGGGAAAGATTTCTATTTCACCTTCCGTTTCCTCCGCATCGGGCAATCCACCATTGCAAGAGAAAAAGAAAACCGTACAAAGCCACAACAGAGAATATAAATACTTCATAGACTATCCATTCAAATTCTTACAATAATAATAAAACCAAAAAGTGTCTCCATATTGCCGGTAAAGCCAAGGCAGCCCGTCTGCGCCATTTTTGATCTTCAGAATATCTTTCTGGAATTGTTTATAGCGCTGCACTATCTCAGGCCGGATGGAAACCCAGTCAAGGACAGAAAGGTCCTCAGTCGCCAAAACCAATGCCGCCTCCTGAAAATGAACAGGAAGGGACTGTCCCGGCAAAAATCTACCGGCATGGGACAGGAATATCTTGAACTTCTCCATTTCCTTTGCCAGCAGATAGGAACAACCTAAATATTCCCATGCAACCCGGTTTACGCCTGGTTCCGAAAGATGTCCAAACCAAAGGCTGTCGATGCCGGTCAGGCAAAGCAAATTGTCCGGCTGAAAGACCGGTATTGTCTTTACGGCAAGCTCTCCATCCTGCCCGATCTTTTCGGGATGACGAATATAACCGGCATATTTTTCCGCCCAACGCCGATATCCCGGCAACCGGCCGAGTATACCCAGATACTTATCCGCCAAAGCAAAATCTCCCCGTATCAAGCTAATCTTGACCAACCGTTGAAGCAAGCGGGGACTTCCTCCTCGCTTGGCAAGTGTCAATCCTTCCATCGCATATCCTTCCGAAAGGCTGATATCCCCGATCATATAATGGATATCACTCAACAGGCAACTCATATAATAAGTCCGGTCCCAAGAAGCCAAAAGGCTTTGCGGTCCTTTCTGGTCATAACGGAACAACCGATCGCCCAAAAGGCCTTTTTGAGCCAATGCCATATTCAAATAGTTTAGGCTGACATAATCCGTCTCCTCCTTCTCCGGATGTTCACGGATAATCGTGTCCCAGTCATTCCTTTGCTCCCAAACGGACAACTCGTTCATCCGGTTGTTCCGGACTTCATACGGTCCGGGCAGACAAAATGCGGAAAAGCAAAACAGGACGACCAACAAGCTTCCCGCAACAAATACTTTCACCGAACGCTTTCCTTTGGGAAGAACCTTCATCGTATAAGCCGTTGCAAACAGAATCAGAAGCAAGACGACAAAACGGATCCAGATAAAATAGACATAAGAATCCGGCTGCAACTGGGACTCCTGATACCTTTCCGAATAAATCCCGTCTGTCAACGGAATACCGATAGCCAAACGAATACCGATATAAGCCAACAACACCCCAGCCAAAAACACAGCAAGCGAACCAGACCATTTCCTCCTTCGGCACAAAAGACTCATGCAAACCACGACCAGACCGTAAAGTGCCGCCAACTGGCCAGTCAAACCATAGATAAGAAACACACTCACCACACCATAAAACAACTGCACCTTCATTCTCCGTATACGGATAAAAACATAAGAGAATAGCAGAAGCAGGATCAGCCCGACCGTCCCGTCCAACACGTAAAAAGAGCTCGTATGGGCCTTCAGCAATCCTAAAACAGGAAACAAGGCAAGCAACAAATTATATCCGCGCGGTGCGATTTCCTGCAAAAGCAGATAACACAAGAAACCGGCCACACATAAGAAAATACTGTTAACACACAAGACAAACAGGGAAGCAGTATAATATTGAACCAAAGCCTGCCCGACCACCGTACAAAAGCCACCGGGGACAGACAGCATATCCCGGATAACCACCCATTCGGGAATAAACAACTGCACCTCTTCCTGCCGTTGGAACGTGGAAGTCCCGAACGACCAAAAGAAAAACCAAAGTCCGATAAATACGAACAGCCAAAATACAAGCGTCCTCCCAGTCATAATCCCATCGTTTTCGTTAAAAGGAAATGAAACAAAAGAAGAGAGGAAGTCGCCTTTTGACGACTGTTCCTCTCTCCCCCGGTCTAAAGAGTAAAATTATACCTTATAGTCTTTCACATTCTACTTACTGCCGTAACCCGGGTTCTGTTCCAGCAGGTTATTAGCACCGATCAGACTGTAATGGATCGGGAAACGATTCAGGTTCGGATTGTTCGTCGCCTTATGATCCCACCAGTCTTCCGTCACATAGGCATCCCAACGGATCAAGTCCGTACGGCGGCGCCCTTCGGCCAAGAATTCCAATTGCCATTCGTCCAGCATACGGTATTTGTCCAGATTAGCAGCCGTTACAGGATCGGGATCGACTCCGTCTTCGAAATAACGCTTGCGGACTGTATTGATCAGATCGGCAGCCCCCTGTTTGTCACCGGCACGCATCTTGCATTCGGCCAGCATATAATAGATCTCGGCCAAACGGATCACAGGTACGTCCGGATCGCCTTTCCGCTTGAACTCTTCCTGAGTCGGACGCGGACTGCGTTTCGTCACACGTACCCCGGAGTTTTCTTCTGCCGTCGCAACCGTCGAAGGTAACGAAGCCACATCCGGATAAAGCGGATCTTTTCCTACCTTGGCAAAATGAGCGATCTGGTCGACAACCGTGATCACCTCTCCGGCATACTCGCGCGTACCTGTGCAAACCCATTCCGGATTCAACGGATTCACCAATTCACCCACAATAAACATACCGCGATATTTGCCATTGCCTTCATATACATAAGGTTGCTTACGGATATCCTTATCATTGAACTTCGCATACGCTCCACCCAGCTTATATGGATAACGCTTACCCGTAGGATCGAGACTCGGCACCAGTCCGAGAGCATTGTCCGAACCGGAACCTTCCAGTCCACCCAGATAGTTCTTATAGTTGTAAGGAACCATCATGCCCCAATACATGGCATCCGTCTCGGTCTTTGCATTCTGGCTGGGTACGGACCAGATCAGCTCAGGACAACGTTCGTTGTCAAATCCGAATATGTTCGTCCAATCCGTTTCCAATGCATACTGTCCGTACTTACCGTCGATAATGTCCTGGCAGATCTGGGCGGCTTCGGTAAACATCTCCTTGCCGATATAAGACTTGGCATTGAAATACAAACGAGCCTGCAAAGCTGCACCGGCTGCACGATGGATCGAACCGGTTTCCATCCCTCCCAGCTCTTCCTTGATCGGAAGATTCGGAACGGCTATTTTCAATAAGGAATCGATGAAGTTAAATGTCTCGACATCCGTCGAACGTCCTTTCACTTCGCTCTGTGTCGTCGTGTACAAAGGCACCCCTCCGAAGAAGTCCAAACCGTCCAAATAGAAAGAAGCAGCCAACGTACGTTGCTGGTTCAACATGGATTCGCGCGTACCCTCTTCAAAGCCCAATGCATCGAAATCGACATTTTCCAAATCTTCCAATGCATCCCAAGCCAAAGCGACTCCCATCGCAAAGTTGGTCCAGCCCGTCTCGACACGCGTCATGTCTTCCGTATACTCATGATGATGGAATTTCTGATAGACGGCCCCGTCATACCAGTCGCTACCACGCGTAGGCAGACAGAACTCATCCGTCCCCAGTTCCTGCAACAACCAACGCGGACTGTCGTGGGCAATGTACCAGCGCCAGTGAGTAAACGGACGGTTGAAACGTTGCCATACGGCATCTTGTGAGCTATAAAAAGTCTCCGGGACCACCTGCGAATAAAAATCAGGTTCGACACTACAGGAAGTAGTGCATAGCAGGCAGATCACTCCGGATAAAAACAATTGGAATATATTTTTCTTTTTCATCTTACAATCTTGTATTAGAAGTTAAACTGCATACCTAATGTCCAAGTACGGACGACCGGATAGAAATCGCTCCAGAACTTTTCCGTTCCTTTATCCCAGCCCGTGATATCCACCTCCGGGTTCATGCCGCTATAGCCGGTGATCGTGCAAACGTTACCCACCGTACCGTAAATACGAATCCGGTCGATCAGGTTGTTCGTGTACTTCTTCATCGGAAGCGTATAACCCAGCGTGATCGCATCGATTTTCAGGAATGTACCGTCTTCCAGGAAATAGTCGCAAATCTGCTTTTCGCCCTTGATGTGGTTGAACTTGCCGTAAGCGTCTTTCAAAACATTCAGGTTGCCCTGTCCCTGGATGCCGTAATACATATTGATCGTATTATACACGTCGAAATCGATCCAGCTACGCAGGTTGATGCCTAAATCGAAGTTCTTATAAGTCAAGGTATGGCTCCACCCGATAATCAGTTTCGGAGTATAGTTGCCTATATACTGTTTGTCGTTCTCCGTTTTCTGTGCAGCCGGGATCACCTCGCCGTCCTTGTTATACAGCAAGAAACTGCCCTCGTCATCGAACCCTGCGAACTTCCACATATAGAAAGAACCGATTGTCGAACCGGCTTCCATACGGGCTGCATCGCCCGGAGTTCCCGGAGCCACGAAACCATTACCGTTATGATAGGAGTTGTCACCCTCCAACGTCAGGATCTTTCCGGTATTATGGCTCAGGTTCATGCTGGAAGACCAAGTAAAGTCTTTTGTACGAATAATGTCGCCACCGACTTCGAACTCCCAACCTTTACTTTCCATACTACCGATATTCTGCATCTGGCTGCCCTGCGTATAAGGTGGCTGCGGGACCTTCACACTGAACAGAAGGTTATCCACCTCACGCCGATAGTAGTCGAACTTGCCATACAAGCGTCCTTCAAAGAAAGAGTAATCGACACCCAAGTTCCACTCCTTCTTTTCTTCCCATCCCAAATTAGGATTGACATTTTGCGATTTACCGTATGAGTACGCCCATGTTCCGTTCGGCATCATCCAGTTCGTGTCCGAGCCTAACATATTGGCCATATAAGTCGCACTAAAGTCATTATTACCGGTCACACCGTAACCGAAACGGATCTTCAAGTCGTCCAGCCAGTCAAAGTCTTTCATGAACTCTTCGTTCGAGATACGCCATCCTGCCGTTGCAGACCAGAAGTTCGCCCAACGGTTGTCGGCCGCAAACTTGGAAGAGCCCTCATGCCGGATAGATGCGGAAAGCATATATTTATCCTGGTAGGAATAATTGGCACGGGCAAAGAAAGAGAACAGACGTTCCGTAACCGATTTGCCGGAGCTCATGCCGGCCTTGCCATCCGTCAGGTAGCTGCCTTGCCCTATATCCCAGTACTTGATGCCATCGACCGAGAAATTATAGTTGTCCATACCGAAGTTTTCTCCGTTGACTTCAAAATAAGAATAACCGGCTGTTGCATTCAGATTATGTCCTCCTTTAAAGTCTTTTACATAAGAGAAATATCCTTCTGAAGTCAGGTTTTCCGTCTTGCTGAAAGCCAGGTGGGCATGCCCCTTACGCGAATTGTCAATCTCGCTTCGGTGTGTGCTGGGCCAATATTGGTGCAATTCCCATTGACGGTTTTCATACCCGACAACCTGCTGGTAATTCAAACCCGGAATAGGCTTGATATTCAACTTCAGGTTTACTTCCGGCTTGAACCATTTATCCAATCCGTAGTAATCTTCCAGCATGGCATCCGCAACGACGTTATAGTCCAACGATTCGTTGATCCATACGTTATAGCCTGTTTCGCTATCCGGATCGTACGGCGAGCGGGTCGGGTTGTTACGCATGGCTTGCTGGAAATTCGGATAGTGGTTGTTACGGGCAGCCTGGCGATAATCCACGGCCGGACGGACTTCCAGCCAATCATCGAACAACTTGAAAGATGCGTTCACACGTCCGCCATAATCCTGACGTTCGTCCTGCAACGCGATACCCTGGTTCTTTTCATAGAAGAAAGAAGTATAAACCTGTGCCTTTTCCGTACCCATTTCCAATGCAAGATGGTGTTTTTGGGAGAAGTTGCCCTTATTAATCAACTCATCCCACCAGTTTGTATCGGAACCGTAATCCGTACCGATATTATGTTCGGCATATTCACGGCCGGACAACATTTCGGGAGCATTGTAGTTTTGTTTTTTCGTAAACTCGTTGCTGTACGTGAGTCTCACTTTCCCGTTCGTATCCGAGCCGCTCTTGGTCGTAATCAGGATCACACCAGCGGCTGCACGTGTTCCGTAGATAGCACCGGCAGAAGCATCTTTCAACACATCGATAGACTTGATATCATCCTGCGTCAACGAACGGATATCGCCACCAGGAAAACCATCGATCACGATAAGAGGAGCTTTTCCTGAATTGATGGAAGTCATACCGCGAAGCTGGAATGTCGTACCGGAATTGGCACTTCCCAAGTTGTTCATCACCAAACCGCCGATCTTGCCTTGCAAGGACGCCGAGATATCCGCCCCGCTCACACCGACCATCAGGTCATCGGCCTTCAACGAGGTGATGGCGCTGGTCACCTGCTTCTTGTCCAAAGAACCATAGCCGATCACCACAACTTCTTCCAATGCTTTGGCATCTTCAACCAGCTTCACATGGATGGTTGCCTGGTTGCTGACCTTCACTTCCTGGGTTGTATAACCGATAAAGGAAATCACTAAAGTCGAGTTGTTGGGAACATTCTGCAAAACGACCTTTCCGTCCATATCCGAGATATTTCCGTTCGTAGTTCCTTTCACAACAACATTAGCTCCCGCTACCGGTCCCATTTCATCCTGAACCATAATTGTCACGGTCTTTCCTACTTGATCAGGCACTGCATTCTCTATCCGATCCGAGGTTAACAATTCAACATTCTCACCAGCCGCAAATACTCCTGTCGTCAGACAAAAGAGCAGTCCGCAAGTGACTTTCGATACTCGAGATATTGAACCTTTCCTTCTTAGAGGATGGCCACAATTCTGTTTTTGTTGCATTTTCTGTATTATTATAAAAAGGTTAATAATAAATCGATCTAAGCCTGAGGCTTATCACACTCTAAACAAGACTTAAAGTCTTTCTGTCAGTTTTCTCTATTCCTATCTCATAGGCCTATATATTTAAGTTGTCCATATAAACTATTTTTAATTAATACAGGCAGTTAAAATGACTATAGTCTTAATAGAACTACGGTATTTGTTTTCGGATTTTATGATATGGTTTGAATATTAACAGAAGTGGATATAGGTCTTACTTTTCATCCCCTCAAACGAAGTTTTTCAAATAAATAAGTATATCTGCAGTAGTACATTATAAGCAGTTTGAGAACTTTCCAATGTCTCTTCCTTTGAAACTTTTTGGAAATCAATCTTTTTATTTGGATATTTTTGTTTAATTTTACGCCCAACAGAATGGTATTGTTAAAACATATCCGAGGTAAGAGTTTGGTAATGTGTTTTTAATGAATTTTCAATCACAATACACGGTAGGTTTGTAAAAATACCGTAGTTCTATTAAGACTGTAGTTCTTTTCTTTCCAACAAGAAGTTTCTCCGATTGATTTTTTATAAAGGGATGAAAAGGCTTTTCTGTACTTCTGCCAGCACAAGTATTCTGATAAATCAAAATAACACCCCGTCTCTATCTTACCGGACATTTTATTACCGATCAAACAATTAGGCTGACACTTCAATATAGCAAGTCCGCCCTTACAGACTCTCCCGCAAGGTAAATCAAGCTACATTTGCATGTATTCCCTGCTCCATAGGCATATGTTCCAGGTTTCATAAGCATGTATTCGAGCATACATAGGCACATACAGACAGAAAGATAAGGACCTTTTACAACAAAAGTGCCGACCTTCATGCAAGAAAGTCGGCACTTTTATAAGATCCGGTCCCCTATTTTGAGAAAAAACATTGCCGGAAACGTTCTATTTTGTCTGGAAGCATTTGCCGGACGGATAGTTCCGGATAATCATTTTGCCTGCTATCCTCGACTATTTCTATCACGGCCGGCAGACATAAGCTGATCGGCATCCTTTCAGCAGACAAAAAGATTCATATGACTCCATTCCGGTGGCAGAACGGAAATCCTTATCTCCGCGAGAATACGATAAACACAGCCGTTCGATCCTTATCCCGGCTACAGCCAATAGAAACCGGAGCCTGTTTGACGTTTTGTCATTTTGACAAAGATCATTCCATCGGAACTTCCATCAAAAGTACGGTCGCATGTTTCAATACCTCTATGGCAATGCTGTCGGTGTCCCAGAAACCGGCGCCGTCACGTTTGGAAAGGACTGTGTTGGCAACCTCCACTTCGCCTTCGATCACGAACAGGTAAACGCCGTTCTTCTTGCCATGCAGTTTGTATTCCTTCACCAGTCCCGCATCCAACGTACCCATCGAGAACCAGGCATCCTGGTTGATGGAAGCCGGGGCGGAGCCGTCCGGCGCAATCATCACTCCCAACTCATTCTTCTTCAGAACGGGGCGGATATCATAGCTCTTATAATGAGGTGCTGTATTCTCCTCACGCGGGAACACCCAGATCTGGAGGAAATCCAGCTGCTCTTCACCGCTATCATTGAACTCGCTATGGAAAATCCCCGTACCTGCACTCATCACCTGGATATCGCCCGGAGTAATCACTTCGCTGTTCCGGATACTGTCGCCGTGACGCAAATATCCTTTCAACGGAATAGAGATGACTTCCATATTCTTATGTGGATGTGTATCGAAGCCCTCTCCCGGAGCGACAGAGTCGTCATTCAGGACCCGAAGCATGCCAAAATGTACTCGCTTCGGGTTGTAGTAATTGGCAAAACTAAAAGTGTGATGGGTCTTCAGCCATCCATGATTTGCATACCCGCGAGTATTGGCTTTATCCACTACTGTTTTCATAAATAATCCTCCTTTGTTAATTTCATCCATATAACACTCCGGATTATGGAAAAGTTGCTGATACGGGCTGGCACCGATGTCCGGATATTCTTGACTTCCCCATACACGAAAGAGAGAAAATAGGCAAAAACATAATTTTCTTTAGTCTCGACAATACATGATACAAGAGAATTGAGTACTTTTGTACCCTAATAAAATCATCCCGTAAATATAAACACTATGGCAGTTTACTTAAACGATGTATCAAGAACATTCGGCGAATACTTGCTTATTCCAGGTTTAACAACCAAACAATGTGTGCCAACCAACGTTTCGCTGAAAACTCCGCTTGTGAAACACAAAGTGGGCGAAAAGCCTGCGATCGAACTAAACATTCCTTTTGTTTCAGCGATCATGCAATCCGTGTCCGGTCCCAAGTTGGCCATCGAACTGGCCCGCAACGGAGGACTGTCTTTCATCTTCGGTTCACAACCTATCGACAGCCAAGCCGAAATGGTCCGGAAAGTAAAGAAGTTCAAAGCCGGTTTTGTAATCAGCGACTCCAATCTGACGCCCGAAAATACGTTGGCAGATGTAATCGCTCTGGTACAGCGCACCGAACACTCTACGATCGGTGTGACGGACGACGGTACTCCTAACGGTAAATTGCTGGGTATGGTGACCAGTCGCGACTATCGTGCCGAAAAGGATTCTCCCGACAAGAAGGTGAAAGAATTCATGACTCCGTTCTCCAAACTGATCGTCGGCGAACTGGGCATGACATTGAGTGAAGCCAACCAGATCATCTGGGATCACAAACTGAACACGTTGCCGATCATCGACAAGGAACAGAACTTGCAATATTTCGTCTTCCGCAAAGACTACGACAGCCACCGCGACAATCCGAAAGAGTTGTCCGGCAGCGATAAGAAACTGCTCGTAGGCGCGGGGATCAACACACGCGACTATATGGAACGTGTTCCTGCGCTGGTTGAAGCGGGTGTCGATGTATTGTGTATCGACTCGTCCGATGGCTATTCCGAATGGCAGCAGGCAACACTGCAATGGATCAAGAAAAACTATGGTGACAAGGTGCTGGTCGGTGCCGGTAATGTTGTCGACAAGGAAGGTTTCGACTACCTGGTCGAAGCCGGAGCCGATTTCATCAAGGTGGGTATCGGTGGCGGTTCCATCTGTATCACCCGTGAACAGAAGGGTATCGGCCGCGGACAGGCTACCGCATTGATCGACGTGGCACAGGCACGCGACGAATATATGAAAAAGACTGGTATCTATGTGCCCATTTGCAGCGACGGCGGTCTGGTGCATGACTATCACATGGTTCTTGCTTTGGCGATGGGTGCGGACTTCCTGATGATGGGACGTTATTTCGCCCGCTTCGACGAATCTCCGACAAAGAAGATGAAGATCGGTAACAATTTCGTAAAGGAATACTGGGGCGAAGGTTCGAACCGCGCCAAGAACTGGCAGCGTTACGACATGGGCGGCAGCGAAGCACTTAAGTTCGAAGAAGGTGTCGACAGCTATGTTCCCTATGCCGGTAAGATGAAAGACAACCTCAACCTCACACTGGGCAAAATAATCGCCACGATGTGCAGCTGCGGAGCTATCACCATTCCCGATTTGCAGAAGAACGCCAAAATCACATTGGTTTCCTCAACCAGTATCGTGGAAGGCGGAGCGCATGACGTGATCTTGAAGGAACAGAACTAAAAAACAGACTATTTATTCATAAAAAAGAGAGTATCCGGTTTTTCCAGATACTCTCTTTTTATTTAGGCTTACTTACGAATACTGTTTACTTGAATATAGAACTTAATACCTCCCCTGTCCAAGGTAAAGGTTTCTCCACATCAAACAAACGGAGGATCGTAGCTGCCGTATTCACGGTATTATTGGGTTCCGTGATCTTGAACCCTTTGCGTATTCCGGGACCGGTGATCCCCCAGGGAACAATCATCTCATTCGTACTGACTCCGCCATGTCCGTATTCAATACCTCCGTGATCCGTCAGGAACATAAAATGAGTGTCTTTATACAAGCCGTCCCGTTTCATCTTTTCAAGAAATTTCCCGATCTCGACATCCGCTTCTTCAATAGACTTGATATATTCCGGAGACATCCATTTATGTTTATGCCCGGCATGATCGGTATGCACGGAATAAAGGAATACCAAAGTGGGATTACCTTCATTAGCCTTCAGAAAAGAAAATGCCTTTTCATAATTCGGGACATAAGCATCCTGTTCCAAATAGCTGACTTCATCCAAATACTTCTTGTTATACGGATAGAACAGATTTATCCAGTTATAATAAAAAGCCGTCTTCATCTGCGGAACTGCATCCTTAAGGATTTTAAATACCGATGGATAATAACCATCACTGTCCGTATGGATGGCAGGCAGCTTGAATTTGGATATTTCCCAACTGTTGTCAACAACTCCATGCTGTTCCGGACCACTTCCCGTCAAATGGCTTGTCCAATTGGGCAAAGTCACCGAAGGCATAACCACCCGCGTATCAAGCGAAAGGGAACCATCAGCCAGCAAGGCTTCCAAATTCGGAGTTCTTGCTTTCAGAAATCCTTCCACACAGATACCATCGAGAGATATCAGGACTACACGCTTGGCTTTCGCTTTGCCAACCCCATCCGTCATAGCAGCAGCAGAAACGGGAAGAGATGCCGAACCTAAAGCCAACGCACCTGCAAGCCCTTGCTTGAAAAATGTTCTTCTTGAATTTTTCATGATAATTTTATTATACGATTTTCCCCTGAAGCAAGTCTGAAATTCTTCAACCGCTTCTCTTTATCTCCAATAACCAACTTGTCCAACTGTAAAGAACCTTTCAGGACTTCGATCGTAGCAGTATCATCTGTAACGGTACAAGTACCCCAGGCATAACCGTTGCTCCAGAAATAACATCCCGGCCGATCCGTGAAATGCATCCGTCGATCCACTCCTGAATATTGGAAATCGCTCAACGCGATTACTGCCGCCCAACTTGCCATCGAACGGGCATAGTGATGTCCGCACTCCGCCTCACTGAACGGATTCCGCTTCGCCCCGTCATGACGATCACGAATCGCACGGATGCAAGTCAAGGCCTCCTTTTCCATACCTTCGTATATCATGCCGACAGCGGCACAATATTCGAAACCGGTCATCACTTCGGCAAAGTAAGGGAAAGGGACTTCCAGACGTCCTTTCGGCCAGGAGGCCATCAGCAGGCCGGACTCATCTC from Parabacteroides merdae ATCC 43184 includes the following:
- a CDS encoding DUF6057 family protein; this translates as MTGRTLVFWLFVFIGLWFFFWSFGTSTFQRQEEVQLFIPEWVVIRDMLSVPGGFCTVVGQALVQYYTASLFVLCVNSIFLCVAGFLCYLLLQEIAPRGYNLLLALFPVLGLLKAHTSSFYVLDGTVGLILLLLFSYVFIRIRRMKVQLFYGVVSVFLIYGLTGQLAALYGLVVVCMSLLCRRRKWSGSLAVFLAGVLLAYIGIRLAIGIPLTDGIYSERYQESQLQPDSYVYFIWIRFVVLLLILFATAYTMKVLPKGKRSVKVFVAGSLLVVLFCFSAFCLPGPYEVRNNRMNELSVWEQRNDWDTIIREHPEKEETDYVSLNYLNMALAQKGLLGDRLFRYDQKGPQSLLASWDRTYYMSCLLSDIHYMIGDISLSEGYAMEGLTLAKRGGSPRLLQRLVKISLIRGDFALADKYLGILGRLPGYRRWAEKYAGYIRHPEKIGQDGELAVKTIPVFQPDNLLCLTGIDSLWFGHLSEPGVNRVAWEYLGCSYLLAKEMEKFKIFLSHAGRFLPGQSLPVHFQEAALVLATEDLSVLDWVSIRPEIVQRYKQFQKDILKIKNGADGLPWLYRQYGDTFWFYYYCKNLNG
- a CDS encoding RagB/SusD family nutrient uptake outer membrane protein, whose product is MKKKNIFQLFLSGVICLLCTTSCSVEPDFYSQVVPETFYSSQDAVWQRFNRPFTHWRWYIAHDSPRWLLQELGTDEFCLPTRGSDWYDGAVYQKFHHHEYTEDMTRVETGWTNFAMGVALAWDALEDLENVDFDALGFEEGTRESMLNQQRTLAASFYLDGLDFFGGVPLYTTTQSEVKGRSTDVETFNFIDSLLKIAVPNLPIKEELGGMETGSIHRAAGAALQARLYFNAKSYIGKEMFTEAAQICQDIIDGKYGQYALETDWTNIFGFDNERCPELIWSVPSQNAKTETDAMYWGMMVPYNYKNYLGGLEGSGSDNALGLVPSLDPTGKRYPYKLGGAYAKFNDKDIRKQPYVYEGNGKYRGMFIVGELVNPLNPEWVCTGTREYAGEVITVVDQIAHFAKVGKDPLYPDVASLPSTVATAEENSGVRVTKRSPRPTQEEFKRKGDPDVPVIRLAEIYYMLAECKMRAGDKQGAADLINTVRKRYFEDGVDPDPVTAANLDKYRMLDEWQLEFLAEGRRRTDLIRWDAYVTEDWWDHKATNNPNLNRFPIHYSLIGANNLLEQNPGYGSK
- a CDS encoding SusC/RagA family TonB-linked outer membrane protein — protein: MQQKQNCGHPLRRKGSISRVSKVTCGLLFCLTTGVFAAGENVELLTSDRIENAVPDQVGKTVTIMVQDEMGPVAGANVVVKGTTNGNISDMDGKVVLQNVPNNSTLVISFIGYTTQEVKVSNQATIHVKLVEDAKALEEVVVIGYGSLDKKQVTSAITSLKADDLMVGVSGADISASLQGKIGGLVMNNLGSANSGTTFQLRGMTSINSGKAPLIVIDGFPGGDIRSLTQDDIKSIDVLKDASAGAIYGTRAAAGVILITTKSGSDTNGKVRLTYSNEFTKKQNYNAPEMLSGREYAEHNIGTDYGSDTNWWDELINKGNFSQKHHLALEMGTEKAQVYTSFFYEKNQGIALQDERQDYGGRVNASFKLFDDWLEVRPAVDYRQAARNNHYPNFQQAMRNNPTRSPYDPDSETGYNVWINESLDYNVVADAMLEDYYGLDKWFKPEVNLKLNIKPIPGLNYQQVVGYENRQWELHQYWPSTHRSEIDNSRKGHAHLAFSKTENLTSEGYFSYVKDFKGGHNLNATAGYSYFEVNGENFGMDNYNFSVDGIKYWDIGQGSYLTDGKAGMSSGKSVTERLFSFFARANYSYQDKYMLSASIRHEGSSKFAADNRWANFWSATAGWRISNEEFMKDFDWLDDLKIRFGYGVTGNNDFSATYMANMLGSDTNWMMPNGTWAYSYGKSQNVNPNLGWEEKKEWNLGVDYSFFEGRLYGKFDYYRREVDNLLFSVKVPQPPYTQGSQMQNIGSMESKGWEFEVGGDIIRTKDFTWSSSMNLSHNTGKILTLEGDNSYHNGNGFVAPGTPGDAARMEAGSTIGSFYMWKFAGFDDEGSFLLYNKDGEVIPAAQKTENDKQYIGNYTPKLIIGWSHTLTYKNFDLGINLRSWIDFDVYNTINMYYGIQGQGNLNVLKDAYGKFNHIKGEKQICDYFLEDGTFLKIDAITLGYTLPMKKYTNNLIDRIRIYGTVGNVCTITGYSGMNPEVDITGWDKGTEKFWSDFYPVVRTWTLGMQFNF
- a CDS encoding pirin family protein yields the protein MKTVVDKANTRGYANHGWLKTHHTFSFANYYNPKRVHFGMLRVLNDDSVAPGEGFDTHPHKNMEVISIPLKGYLRHGDSIRNSEVITPGDIQVMSAGTGIFHSEFNDSGEEQLDFLQIWVFPREENTAPHYKSYDIRPVLKKNELGVMIAPDGSAPASINQDAWFSMGTLDAGLVKEYKLHGKKNGVYLFVIEGEVEVANTVLSKRDGAGFWDTDSIAIEVLKHATVLLMEVPME
- a CDS encoding IMP dehydrogenase, with translation MAVYLNDVSRTFGEYLLIPGLTTKQCVPTNVSLKTPLVKHKVGEKPAIELNIPFVSAIMQSVSGPKLAIELARNGGLSFIFGSQPIDSQAEMVRKVKKFKAGFVISDSNLTPENTLADVIALVQRTEHSTIGVTDDGTPNGKLLGMVTSRDYRAEKDSPDKKVKEFMTPFSKLIVGELGMTLSEANQIIWDHKLNTLPIIDKEQNLQYFVFRKDYDSHRDNPKELSGSDKKLLVGAGINTRDYMERVPALVEAGVDVLCIDSSDGYSEWQQATLQWIKKNYGDKVLVGAGNVVDKEGFDYLVEAGADFIKVGIGGGSICITREQKGIGRGQATALIDVAQARDEYMKKTGIYVPICSDGGLVHDYHMVLALAMGADFLMMGRYFARFDESPTKKMKIGNNFVKEYWGEGSNRAKNWQRYDMGGSEALKFEEGVDSYVPYAGKMKDNLNLTLGKIIATMCSCGAITIPDLQKNAKITLVSSTSIVEGGAHDVILKEQN
- a CDS encoding alkaline phosphatase family protein → MKNSRRTFFKQGLAGALALGSASLPVSAAAMTDGVGKAKAKRVVLISLDGICVEGFLKARTPNLEALLADGSLSLDTRVVMPSVTLPNWTSHLTGSGPEQHGVVDNSWEISKFKLPAIHTDSDGYYPSVFKILKDAVPQMKTAFYYNWINLFYPYNKKYLDEVSYLEQDAYVPNYEKAFSFLKANEGNPTLVFLYSVHTDHAGHKHKWMSPEYIKSIEEADVEIGKFLEKMKRDGLYKDTHFMFLTDHGGIEYGHGGVSTNEMIVPWGITGPGIRKGFKITEPNNTVNTAATILRLFDVEKPLPWTGEVLSSIFK